One Ursus arctos isolate Adak ecotype North America unplaced genomic scaffold, UrsArc2.0 scaffold_15, whole genome shotgun sequence genomic region harbors:
- the LOC113263964 gene encoding zinc finger protein 182-like isoform X1 — protein sequence MTKFQGPVSFKDVAVDFTQEEWQYLDLPQRDLYRDVMLENYINLISVGYQTTKPSVIHKLEQGEEPWMVEREIPSWSYAEEVWQLDDHLERHQGNQETLLKHVAFIDQETVTKEKGNKCNALRNIFPLSMDFISSKQRLQKYDSYGRTLNYLGSFSGNRRYARKNECSECGKAFFQKSDLIIHKRTHTGEKPFVCTECGKAFSKKSNLVIHLRIHTHEKPYECTECRKAFAHKSHLIEHQRIHTGEKPYECDECGKAFFQKSHLNIHQRTHTGERPYGCDECGRAFSMKSHLFVHQRIHTGEKPYVCTRCERAFSEVSCLMRHQKIHTGEKPYECNECKKAFSEKSDLIIHHRTHTGEKPYECNQCGKAFRHSSAFCRHKRTHKEKIL from the exons ATGACCAAGTTCCAG GGACCAGTATCATTCAAGGACGTGGCTGTGGATTTCACCCAGGAGGAGTGGCAGTATCTGGACCTTCCCCAGAGGGATCTGTACAGggatgtgatgctggagaactatATCAACCTCATCTCTGTGG GATATCAAACCACAAAGCCATCTGTGATCCACAAGTTGGAACAAGGTGAAGAACCATGGATGGTGGAGAGAGAAATCCCAAGTTGGAGCTATGCAG AAGAAGTCTGGCAACTTGATGACCACTTGGAAAGACACCAAGGGAACCAAGAAACACTTTTGAAGCACGTTGCATTCATTGACCAGGAAACTGTGACTAAGGAAAAGGGCAACAAGTGTAATGCacttagaaatatatttcctCTGAGCATGGACTTTATTTCTTCCAAACAAAGACTCCAAAAATATGACTCCTATGGTAGGACTTTGAATTATTTAGGCTCATTTAGTGGTAACAGAAGATATGCAAGAAAGAATGAATGTAgcgaatgtgggaaagccttcttCCAGAAGTCAGACCTCATTATACATAAGAGAACTCATACAGGAGAAAAACCCTTTGTGTGTACggagtgtgggaaggccttcagcAAGAAATCCAATCTTGTTATCCACCTGAGGATCCATACTCATGAGAAACCTTACGAATGTACTGAATGTAGAAAAGCCTTCGCCCATAAGTCACACCTCATCgagcatcagagaattcacaccggggagaaaccctatgaatgtgatgagtgtgggaaagcctttttCCAAAAATCACACCTCAACATTCATCAGAGAACTCATACTGGAGAGAGACCCTATGGGTGTGATGAATGTGGGAGAGCCTTCAGCATGAAGTCACACCTCTTTGTACATCAGAGAATACACACGGGAGAGAAGCCTTATGTGTGTACCAGGTGTGAGAGAGCTTTCAGCGAAGTGTCATGCCTTATGAGACATCAGAAAatccatactggagagaaaccttatgaatgtaatGAGTGTAAAAAAGCTTTTTCTGAGAAGTCTGACCTCATTATACATCACAGAACTCACACGGGAGAAAAGCCCTATGAATGCAAtcaatgtgggaaagccttcagacATAGCTCAGCCTTCTGTCGACATAAAAGGactcataaagaaaaaattctttaa
- the LOC113263964 gene encoding zinc finger protein 630-like isoform X2 encodes MLENYINLISVGYQTTKPSVIHKLEQGEEPWMVEREIPSWSYAEEVWQLDDHLERHQGNQETLLKHVAFIDQETVTKEKGNKCNALRNIFPLSMDFISSKQRLQKYDSYGRTLNYLGSFSGNRRYARKNECSECGKAFFQKSDLIIHKRTHTGEKPFVCTECGKAFSKKSNLVIHLRIHTHEKPYECTECRKAFAHKSHLIEHQRIHTGEKPYECDECGKAFFQKSHLNIHQRTHTGERPYGCDECGRAFSMKSHLFVHQRIHTGEKPYVCTRCERAFSEVSCLMRHQKIHTGEKPYECNECKKAFSEKSDLIIHHRTHTGEKPYECNQCGKAFRHSSAFCRHKRTHKEKIL; translated from the exons atgctggagaactatATCAACCTCATCTCTGTGG GATATCAAACCACAAAGCCATCTGTGATCCACAAGTTGGAACAAGGTGAAGAACCATGGATGGTGGAGAGAGAAATCCCAAGTTGGAGCTATGCAG AAGAAGTCTGGCAACTTGATGACCACTTGGAAAGACACCAAGGGAACCAAGAAACACTTTTGAAGCACGTTGCATTCATTGACCAGGAAACTGTGACTAAGGAAAAGGGCAACAAGTGTAATGCacttagaaatatatttcctCTGAGCATGGACTTTATTTCTTCCAAACAAAGACTCCAAAAATATGACTCCTATGGTAGGACTTTGAATTATTTAGGCTCATTTAGTGGTAACAGAAGATATGCAAGAAAGAATGAATGTAgcgaatgtgggaaagccttcttCCAGAAGTCAGACCTCATTATACATAAGAGAACTCATACAGGAGAAAAACCCTTTGTGTGTACggagtgtgggaaggccttcagcAAGAAATCCAATCTTGTTATCCACCTGAGGATCCATACTCATGAGAAACCTTACGAATGTACTGAATGTAGAAAAGCCTTCGCCCATAAGTCACACCTCATCgagcatcagagaattcacaccggggagaaaccctatgaatgtgatgagtgtgggaaagcctttttCCAAAAATCACACCTCAACATTCATCAGAGAACTCATACTGGAGAGAGACCCTATGGGTGTGATGAATGTGGGAGAGCCTTCAGCATGAAGTCACACCTCTTTGTACATCAGAGAATACACACGGGAGAGAAGCCTTATGTGTGTACCAGGTGTGAGAGAGCTTTCAGCGAAGTGTCATGCCTTATGAGACATCAGAAAatccatactggagagaaaccttatgaatgtaatGAGTGTAAAAAAGCTTTTTCTGAGAAGTCTGACCTCATTATACATCACAGAACTCACACGGGAGAAAAGCCCTATGAATGCAAtcaatgtgggaaagccttcagacATAGCTCAGCCTTCTGTCGACATAAAAGGactcataaagaaaaaattctttaa